A portion of the Deltaproteobacteria bacterium genome contains these proteins:
- the sppA gene encoding signal peptide peptidase SppA, which yields AVLSFDGLMMARSVAPYLRLLRLIERSRFIKGLLLQIDSPGGSAAASEMLYFSLKRLAEKKTVYCYTLMAASGGYMVACGAKRIFSPHTGLLGSIGVLSVKPVLKDVMEKLGVRLEVMKKGASKDMSLFHRELTDEEKARLEELHDDLYQRFIDIIVEGRGLSREKVSEMATGELYSAKKSLDYGLIDEISDMETALDRLSDTTGVKKENTVYLKVRKPLMRQFMASGMAAAVDELYSLLISEHYRNLY from the coding sequence GCCGTGCTTTCCTTCGACGGGCTGATGATGGCCAGGTCGGTGGCACCCTACCTGCGCCTCCTGCGGCTCATCGAGAGGAGCAGGTTCATAAAGGGCCTCCTGCTTCAGATAGACAGCCCGGGGGGCAGCGCCGCGGCTTCCGAGATGCTCTATTTCTCGCTCAAGAGGCTTGCCGAAAAAAAAACCGTCTACTGTTACACCCTGATGGCCGCTTCGGGAGGGTACATGGTCGCCTGCGGGGCGAAGAGGATTTTTTCCCCTCACACGGGTCTTTTGGGAAGCATCGGCGTGCTCTCGGTCAAGCCGGTTCTAAAGGACGTGATGGAGAAGCTCGGGGTCAGGCTCGAGGTCATGAAGAAGGGCGCGAGCAAGGACATGTCCCTTTTTCACCGGGAGCTGACGGACGAGGAGAAGGCGAGGCTCGAGGAGCTCCACGATGACCTCTATCAGCGGTTCATCGACATCATCGTGGAGGGAAGGGGGCTCTCGCGGGAGAAGGTGAGCGAGATGGCAACGGGGGAGCTCTACTCGGCAAAAAAGTCCCTCGACTACGGGCTCATCGATGAGATTTCCGACATGGAGACCGCCCTCGATCGGCTGTCCGATACAACGGGGGTAAAGAAGGAAAACACCGTCTATCTCAAGGTGAGAAAACCTCTCATGAGGCAGTTCATGGCTTCCGGGATGGCAGCCGCCGTAGATGAGCTCTACAGCCTGCTCATTTCCGAGCACTACAGAAACCTCTACTGA
- a CDS encoding DoxX family membrane protein, whose translation MKWLIKTENDLAALFLRILLGVVMFPHGAQKALGWYGGGGFSGTMGFFTTKMGIPYVLALLVIAAEFLGSLGLIAGLLTRVAAFGIFSVMVGAIYLVHWKIGFFMNWFGKNPGEGYEYHLLAIAIALALMIKGGGALSVDRAISREFR comes from the coding sequence ATGAAATGGCTGATAAAAACGGAGAACGATTTGGCTGCACTCTTCCTTCGCATTTTACTGGGTGTCGTGATGTTTCCCCACGGGGCACAGAAGGCCCTCGGCTGGTACGGGGGGGGCGGTTTTTCCGGGACCATGGGGTTTTTCACCACCAAGATGGGGATCCCCTATGTCTTAGCGCTCCTCGTCATAGCGGCCGAGTTTCTGGGATCCCTGGGGCTTATCGCCGGTCTTCTCACGAGAGTTGCCGCCTTTGGAATTTTCAGCGTGATGGTTGGTGCCATCTATTTGGTGCACTGGAAGATCGGGTTTTTCATGAACTGGTTCGGGAAGAACCCCGGGGAGGGATACGAGTATCACCTCCTGGCTATTGCCATCGCCCTTGCGCTGATGATAAAGGGGGGAGGCGCGCTCTCGGTAGACAGGGCGATATCGAGGGAGTTCAGGTAA
- a CDS encoding DUF393 domain-containing protein: MERKNHTLIFDDSCPLCRKSVGWIVSLIGKDRLHLIPCNSEERKNLHPEIGDEECSSAIQLITPDGKVFAGDRAIIEILNVNGRRSGLSLLWKVPFLGSLFGRAYRWVAMNRYRISALLLKI; this comes from the coding sequence TTGGAAAGAAAGAACCATACCCTCATATTCGACGATTCCTGCCCTCTTTGCAGAAAATCGGTCGGCTGGATCGTATCGCTGATTGGAAAAGACAGATTGCATCTCATCCCCTGCAATTCAGAAGAGAGGAAAAATCTCCACCCCGAGATCGGTGATGAGGAGTGCTCTTCCGCCATCCAGCTGATAACGCCTGATGGAAAAGTTTTTGCCGGCGACAGGGCCATCATCGAAATTCTGAACGTGAACGGCAGGCGTTCCGGCCTGAGTCTCTTGTGGAAAGTTCCGTTTCTTGGCTCACTGTTTGGCAGGGCCTACCGGTGGGTGGCGATGAACCGGTATCGAATCTCAGCTCTATTGCTCAAAATCTAA
- a CDS encoding acetyl-CoA C-acyltransferase: MGKAVILEAVRTPLGKRNGMLSSVHPVELLARVLGALVDRCGVPRGQVEDIIVGCVTQTGQQGANIARLSALLAGFPVQVPAVSINRMCGSSQQAIHFASQAIEAGDMDLVIAAGVESMSRVPLGSDYGEFHPALIDKYGLVHQGISGEMMAENWDIPRGDMDLFSFESHRKAGEATKRGIFREEIVPVRVPGEGDGEVVLDTDEGIRFDTSLLKLSSLKPAFREDGVITAGNSSQITDGAAAVLISSEKKAKELGLKGKARVLHKVVVGSDPVLMLDGPIPATRNILKKSGLSLNDVDVVEINEAFASVVLAWAKELDPDMDRVNPCGGAIALGHPVGASGARIMATLLSGLDKRGGTLGLQTMCIGHGMATATIIERV, translated from the coding sequence ATGGGAAAGGCGGTTATCCTGGAGGCGGTGAGGACCCCCCTCGGGAAGAGGAACGGGATGCTCAGCTCTGTTCACCCCGTTGAGTTGCTGGCGCGTGTCCTCGGTGCTCTGGTGGACCGGTGCGGGGTGCCCCGGGGTCAGGTTGAGGATATCATCGTCGGGTGTGTCACCCAGACGGGTCAGCAGGGGGCGAACATCGCCCGCCTCTCGGCCCTGCTGGCGGGTTTTCCCGTCCAGGTTCCTGCCGTTTCCATCAACAGGATGTGCGGGTCGAGCCAGCAGGCCATCCACTTCGCCTCCCAGGCGATAGAGGCCGGTGACATGGACCTGGTGATCGCGGCGGGGGTGGAGAGCATGAGCAGGGTTCCCCTCGGCTCCGATTACGGCGAGTTCCACCCGGCCCTCATCGATAAGTACGGTCTCGTTCACCAGGGGATATCGGGGGAGATGATGGCGGAAAACTGGGATATACCGCGCGGGGACATGGACCTTTTTTCTTTCGAGAGCCACAGAAAAGCCGGCGAGGCGACGAAGAGGGGGATTTTCAGGGAAGAGATCGTTCCCGTCCGGGTTCCCGGCGAGGGAGACGGCGAGGTCGTCCTCGATACGGACGAGGGGATCCGTTTCGACACGTCTCTTTTGAAGCTCTCGTCACTGAAACCGGCCTTCAGGGAGGATGGCGTCATAACGGCGGGAAACTCAAGCCAGATAACCGACGGCGCCGCCGCGGTCCTTATCTCCTCAGAGAAAAAAGCGAAGGAGCTGGGTCTGAAGGGTAAGGCCAGGGTCCTCCATAAAGTTGTCGTGGGGAGCGACCCGGTGCTCATGCTCGACGGGCCCATTCCGGCAACCAGGAATATCCTGAAAAAAAGCGGCCTCTCACTCAATGATGTCGATGTCGTCGAGATAAACGAGGCTTTCGCCAGCGTCGTCCTTGCCTGGGCGAAGGAGCTTGACCCCGACATGGACAGGGTAAACCCCTGCGGGGGAGCCATCGCCCTGGGCCATCCGGTGGGGGCGAGCGGGGCACGGATCATGGCCACCCTTCTTTCCGGACTCGATAAGCGGGGCGGGACCCTGGGCCTTCAGACCATGTGCATCGGCCACGGCATGGCCACGGCCACGATCATAGAGAGGGTCTGA
- a CDS encoding VWA domain-containing protein, producing MFSYRSQSDIPPFSMIVGHELLKKALIFNAIDPGIGGVLIRGEKGTGKTTAVRSLAQVLPEKVVAVGCRFGCFQGGDYCRECTGGNGRSYERRRVDVVDLPLNASEDRVLGSIDIESVIRDGVKRFDIGVLGAANGNVLYIDEVNLLDDNIVDILLDVSVSGVNRVRREGVSFDHPSRFILVGSMNPEEGEIRPQFLDRFGLSVEVGGFSSPDMRREVVERVLQWDKGIGVGKLLREDEELRGKIEAARRLLPDVWVDDSDIERVCEITSGLHLYGLRGDIILMKVARASSAYRGKDEIDSEGLADGFRLALPHRLKMETVKKDTIEKLRSIFEADGGGGDSEPHAITNYLRSGASGHTMILFYKDEVGKVSEKREPIEKKPKKEGRATGGRDGSSRDKYKVRSCDNPNCDLCQGYVDSREFDPEEEFNPRFFKSAKDRIFRRRTGKRSVTRTDSPPGRYVSSTERKGGKVAIDATIRAAASYDGRGGGKFSVRPQDLMYKQYENKTGNLILFLLDASSSIETQQKIGFLKSTVLSVLKEAYIRRDKVAIISFRDHFAEVILEPTGSIQKAMRMMENIRSGGTTPLSIGLYAAMKMMEKEKRKSKENPPYMILITDGNANISAFGNDPFVESVQLSRKIKEMGVTSCVVDVARMNLAMDAVRRALEGWEVKRGSSDIFYSGQSKMLAEALGGEYLSLGELIRETQVELLKGGHRIV from the coding sequence ATGTTCAGCTATCGCTCACAGAGTGACATTCCCCCCTTCTCGATGATCGTGGGGCACGAGCTGCTCAAAAAAGCGCTCATTTTCAACGCCATCGACCCGGGGATCGGGGGAGTGCTCATCCGCGGGGAGAAGGGAACGGGGAAGACGACGGCGGTCCGGTCGCTTGCCCAGGTACTTCCCGAGAAGGTAGTGGCCGTTGGATGCCGGTTCGGCTGTTTTCAGGGCGGCGATTACTGCCGGGAATGCACGGGCGGAAACGGGCGCTCCTACGAGCGCCGGCGCGTGGATGTGGTCGATCTTCCCCTGAACGCGAGCGAGGACCGCGTTCTGGGAAGCATCGACATCGAAAGCGTCATCCGCGATGGTGTGAAGCGATTCGATATAGGTGTTCTGGGGGCTGCCAACGGTAACGTTTTATACATCGACGAGGTGAACCTGCTGGACGATAACATCGTGGATATCCTGCTCGATGTTTCCGTGAGCGGCGTGAACCGTGTCCGCCGCGAGGGAGTGAGCTTCGACCACCCCTCCCGCTTCATCCTGGTCGGAAGCATGAACCCCGAGGAGGGGGAGATCAGGCCGCAGTTCCTCGACCGGTTCGGGCTCTCGGTTGAGGTGGGGGGTTTTTCCTCCCCCGATATGCGCCGCGAGGTGGTTGAGCGGGTTCTTCAATGGGATAAGGGTATCGGCGTGGGGAAGCTTCTTCGCGAGGACGAAGAGCTCCGGGGGAAGATCGAGGCCGCCCGGAGGCTTCTCCCCGATGTCTGGGTGGATGACAGTGACATCGAGCGGGTGTGCGAGATTACATCGGGCCTTCACCTCTACGGTCTGCGGGGAGACATCATACTCATGAAGGTCGCCAGGGCCTCGAGCGCCTATCGCGGAAAGGACGAGATAGATTCCGAGGGGCTCGCCGACGGCTTCCGCCTCGCGCTTCCTCACCGGCTGAAGATGGAGACGGTGAAGAAGGATACGATCGAGAAGCTCAGAAGCATCTTCGAAGCGGACGGTGGAGGGGGGGATTCGGAACCGCATGCCATCACGAATTACCTCAGGTCGGGAGCTTCGGGGCACACGATGATCCTCTTCTACAAGGATGAGGTGGGCAAGGTGAGCGAGAAGAGAGAGCCAATAGAGAAGAAGCCCAAAAAGGAAGGCAGAGCAACGGGGGGCCGGGATGGTTCCTCGAGGGACAAATACAAGGTCAGGAGCTGCGATAATCCCAACTGTGATCTCTGCCAGGGGTACGTGGACTCCCGGGAATTCGACCCCGAGGAGGAGTTCAACCCCAGGTTCTTCAAATCGGCGAAAGACAGGATATTCAGGCGGAGGACGGGTAAGCGGAGCGTGACCAGGACGGACAGCCCTCCCGGGCGTTACGTGAGCTCCACGGAAAGGAAGGGCGGAAAGGTTGCCATCGATGCGACGATCAGGGCGGCAGCCTCATATGACGGAAGGGGGGGCGGAAAGTTTTCCGTAAGGCCCCAGGACCTGATGTACAAGCAGTATGAGAACAAAACGGGAAACCTCATACTCTTTCTCCTCGATGCCAGCTCATCCATCGAGACGCAGCAGAAGATCGGTTTCCTCAAGAGCACGGTTCTGTCGGTGCTCAAAGAGGCCTACATACGACGCGATAAAGTAGCGATAATCTCGTTCAGGGATCATTTTGCCGAGGTCATTCTCGAGCCGACGGGATCTATCCAGAAGGCGATGAGGATGATGGAAAACATAAGGTCGGGTGGAACCACCCCCCTCTCTATCGGGCTCTACGCTGCAATGAAAATGATGGAGAAGGAGAAGAGAAAGTCGAAGGAAAACCCGCCCTACATGATCCTGATCACCGACGGAAATGCCAACATATCAGCTTTCGGAAACGACCCCTTCGTGGAATCTGTGCAGCTGTCCCGGAAAATAAAGGAGATGGGCGTCACCTCCTGCGTCGTCGATGTTGCCAGAATGAACCTTGCCATGGATGCAGTGAGAAGGGCTCTGGAGGGCTGGGAGGTGAAAAGGGGTTCCTCCGATATCTTCTACAGCGGCCAATCCAAGATGCTCGCCGAGGCCCTCGGGGGAGAGTATCTGTCTCTTGGCGAGCTGATCCGGGAGACGCAGGTCGAGCTCTTGAAAGGCGGCCACCGGATCGTGTGA
- a CDS encoding AAA domain-containing protein: KKALIFSAIDPGIGGVLIRGEKGTGKTTAVRSFTRVLPEKDVAVGCRFGCFKGGDLCPECEGTDGDKTYERMRVEVIELPLNASEDRVVGSIDIEGALREGVKRFEMGVLGSANGNILYIDEVNLLDDHIVDILLDVCVSGWNRVRREGVSFDHPSRFILVGSMNPEEGELRPQFLDRFGLSVEVSGFTSPDMRKEVVNRVLRWEKGDGVVELVREDEELQEKIEAARSLVDEVKISDDDIESVCEATSELGLYGMRGDIILMKVARASSAYRGKRSIDAEDLADGFRLALPHRLKTDPFSEKRGTGDIIESLVKQVLRV, from the coding sequence TGAAGAAGGCGCTCATCTTCAGCGCCATCGACCCGGGGATCGGGGGCGTGCTGATCCGCGGTGAGAAGGGGACGGGGAAGACGACGGCTGTTCGGTCCTTCACCCGGGTTCTTCCGGAGAAGGACGTGGCTGTGGGATGCAGATTCGGCTGTTTCAAAGGGGGCGATTTGTGTCCTGAATGTGAAGGGACAGACGGGGACAAAACCTATGAGCGCATGCGGGTCGAGGTAATCGAGCTTCCTTTGAACGCGAGCGAGGACCGCGTCGTCGGGAGCATCGATATCGAGGGCGCGCTGCGAGAGGGCGTGAAGCGCTTCGAGATGGGCGTGCTGGGCTCGGCCAACGGCAACATACTTTACATCGACGAGGTAAACCTCCTGGACGACCACATCGTGGATATCCTGCTCGATGTGTGTGTAAGCGGCTGGAACCGGGTTCGCCGGGAGGGCGTGAGCTTCGATCACCCCTCGAGATTTATCCTGGTGGGGAGCATGAACCCCGAAGAGGGTGAGCTCCGTCCCCAGTTTCTGGACCGTTTCGGGCTCTCCGTCGAGGTCAGCGGTTTCACTTCCCCCGATATGAGAAAGGAAGTGGTCAACCGTGTTCTCAGGTGGGAAAAGGGAGATGGCGTTGTGGAGCTCGTGCGGGAGGACGAAGAGCTGCAGGAGAAGATAGAGGCTGCCCGGTCACTGGTCGATGAAGTTAAGATATCCGACGATGACATAGAGAGCGTGTGCGAGGCGACATCCGAGCTTGGGCTCTACGGGATGCGGGGGGACATAATTCTCATGAAGGTCGCCAGGGCCTCGAGCGCCTATCGGGGGAAGAGATCGATCGACGCGGAGGACCTTGCAGACGGATTCAGGCTTGCCCTTCCCCACCGGCTGAAAACGGATCCGTTCAGCGAGAAGAGGGGCACGGGTGATATAATCGAGTCCCTGGTGAAACAGGTTCTGCGGGTGTAG
- a CDS encoding ArsR family transcriptional regulator, with product MAEPGRVTPEEARKRVSSGEALLVCAYHEDAKFQRVPLEGAIPFSEFSSKVSSLPKDKELIFYCA from the coding sequence ATGGCAGAACCAGGACGGGTAACTCCCGAAGAGGCGCGAAAGAGAGTAAGCTCAGGCGAAGCCCTGCTCGTATGCGCTTACCACGAGGATGCGAAATTCCAGCGCGTCCCGCTCGAAGGAGCGATTCCCTTCAGCGAGTTCTCATCGAAGGTCTCCTCGCTCCCGAAAGACAAGGAACTCATCTTCTACTGCGCCTGA
- a CDS encoding DUF4139 domain-containing protein, whose protein sequence is MIASMGCSQPAGAAKEKAGPDALSTTLDDQTQVAITIYNVNLGLVKDQREIKLGTGTSELRFMDVASQIIPTSVHIRSIAEPGSILVLEQNYEYDLLNPQKLLEKYVGKEVKLYYRNPYTEREEIVVATLLSNNGGPIFKINDEITFGHPGRIIFPKVPENLISKPTLVWLLQNDLRKPQRLEATYLTNGINWRADYVVTLNDTDDRADLSGWVSIDNKSGTTYKNGKIKLVAGDVNRVRDERQYRDKMMRYAVAEAAKPREQFREEEFFEYHIYTLQRPATIKQNQTKQISLINAGEVPVRKELLYYGASHYFRSRHGEMISNQKIGVFLEIANRKENNLGVPLPKGTVRVYKRDSENSLQFVGEDSIDHTPKDEKVRVKMGDAFDVVGSRKQTDWKKIAYDTYEAAYEISLRNHKKEDVMVKVVEPIPGEWKILKTSHDYAKTESHTAEFNIHVPKDRETKLTYRVRMRF, encoded by the coding sequence ATGATCGCAAGCATGGGCTGCAGCCAGCCGGCAGGTGCGGCGAAGGAAAAAGCAGGCCCGGACGCACTTTCAACGACCCTCGACGATCAGACACAGGTGGCGATCACGATCTACAACGTCAACCTCGGCCTGGTAAAGGACCAGAGGGAGATAAAGCTCGGCACGGGAACCTCGGAGCTCCGCTTCATGGACGTGGCGTCCCAGATCATCCCCACGAGCGTGCACATCAGGTCGATCGCAGAGCCGGGCAGTATCCTGGTGCTCGAGCAGAACTACGAGTACGACCTCCTGAACCCTCAAAAGCTCCTCGAGAAATACGTGGGCAAGGAGGTGAAGCTCTACTACAGGAACCCCTACACGGAAAGGGAAGAGATCGTCGTTGCCACCCTCCTCTCGAACAACGGGGGGCCGATCTTCAAGATCAACGACGAAATCACCTTCGGCCATCCCGGGAGGATAATCTTCCCGAAGGTGCCGGAAAACCTCATCTCGAAGCCGACCCTGGTCTGGCTTCTTCAAAATGATCTGAGAAAGCCGCAGAGGCTGGAGGCCACCTACCTTACGAACGGGATAAACTGGAGGGCCGACTACGTGGTGACCCTGAACGATACAGACGACAGGGCCGACCTGTCGGGATGGGTATCGATCGACAACAAGAGCGGTACGACATACAAGAACGGGAAGATCAAGCTCGTCGCCGGCGACGTGAACAGGGTCAGGGACGAGCGGCAATACCGGGACAAGATGATGCGCTACGCGGTGGCCGAGGCGGCGAAGCCGAGGGAGCAGTTCAGGGAAGAGGAATTCTTCGAGTACCACATCTACACCCTTCAGAGGCCCGCTACCATAAAGCAGAACCAGACAAAACAGATAAGCCTCATAAACGCGGGCGAGGTCCCCGTCCGCAAAGAGCTGCTCTACTACGGCGCGAGCCACTATTTCCGGAGCAGGCACGGGGAGATGATATCGAACCAGAAGATCGGCGTCTTTTTGGAGATCGCCAACAGGAAAGAGAACAACCTGGGCGTTCCCCTTCCCAAGGGAACGGTCCGCGTCTACAAGCGGGACAGCGAGAACAGCCTTCAGTTCGTCGGGGAAGACTCGATAGACCACACCCCGAAGGACGAAAAAGTCAGGGTGAAAATGGGGGACGCCTTCGACGTGGTGGGAAGCAGAAAGCAGACGGACTGGAAGAAGATCGCCTATGACACCTACGAGGCGGCCTATGAAATCTCACTGCGAAACCACAAGAAGGAAGACGTAATGGTGAAAGTCGTCGAGCCGATTCCCGGCGAGTGGAAGATACTGAAAACCTCCCATGATTACGCAAAAACCGAGTCGCACACCGCCGAGTTCAACATCCACGTGCCGAAGGACAGGGAGACGAAGCTCACCTACCGGGTCAGAATGAGGTTTTAA
- a CDS encoding four helix bundle protein — MSKELRQRLKHFALMIIEFAEKLPKNQTTFVLGRQILKSGTSIGANYYAACRARSRAEFIAKLGIVEEEADETIYWLDLLAGSKNVNQRDLDVLPTEANEIRSIIIRSIKTARQNYI, encoded by the coding sequence ATGAGCAAAGAGTTAAGACAGAGGCTCAAGCACTTTGCATTGATGATCATAGAGTTTGCGGAAAAACTTCCGAAAAACCAAACCACATTTGTCCTCGGCCGGCAAATACTCAAATCGGGAACATCGATTGGGGCTAATTACTATGCTGCGTGCAGAGCAAGATCACGGGCCGAATTTATTGCTAAATTGGGCATCGTTGAAGAAGAAGCCGATGAAACGATTTATTGGTTGGATCTCCTTGCCGGATCTAAGAATGTAAACCAAAGAGATCTCGATGTACTGCCAACTGAAGCAAACGAAATTCGCTCAATCATCATTCGATCTATCAAAACAGCTCGACAAAATTATATTTGA
- a CDS encoding DUF4230 domain-containing protein, producing the protein MEGVFIAGLIGFGLGASLVAAILFYRRKRRKSKEKVQIFSSIEEIRQVGELVAFKIVTKEIVTAADHWFGDIGKKYFLWLISTKKMAMIFEFSIDFKYDLKSRDFEIQHVGENRYRMKMPKCFYDIHIKDINFYDEQTTKLLPWLLPDLINKAFGMGFDESDKNRLVEEAKQQASQMAVEMVRKLRSEVQSSARQTLETITKGFGAELAGVDFSDSELVQLSVESPSVAELEQAQ; encoded by the coding sequence ATGGAAGGAGTTTTCATTGCAGGATTGATCGGGTTCGGGCTGGGAGCGTCGCTTGTTGCCGCAATCCTTTTTTACAGGAGAAAAAGGCGCAAATCGAAGGAAAAGGTGCAGATATTCTCATCCATTGAGGAAATCCGGCAGGTGGGCGAGCTCGTTGCGTTCAAGATCGTGACCAAGGAGATCGTCACCGCCGCAGACCACTGGTTCGGCGACATCGGAAAGAAATATTTCCTCTGGCTCATATCCACGAAAAAAATGGCGATGATCTTCGAATTCTCCATCGATTTCAAATACGACTTGAAGAGCAGGGACTTTGAAATCCAGCACGTGGGCGAAAACAGATACCGGATGAAGATGCCGAAATGTTTCTACGACATCCACATAAAAGACATCAACTTTTACGATGAGCAGACCACGAAACTGCTCCCCTGGCTCCTTCCCGACCTCATAAACAAAGCTTTCGGCATGGGGTTCGATGAAAGCGACAAGAACCGGCTCGTCGAGGAAGCGAAACAGCAGGCATCCCAAATGGCGGTGGAGATGGTCCGGAAGCTGCGATCCGAGGTCCAGAGTTCCGCCCGGCAGACGCTGGAGACCATAACGAAGGGATTTGGCGCCGAACTCGCTGGCGTCGATTTTTCCGACTCCGAGCTCGTCCAGTTGAGCGTTGAATCCCCTTCCGTTGCCGAGCTGGAGCAGGCGCAATAA
- a CDS encoding DUF2275 domain-containing protein: MECEQIRENLSAYVDGEISGEERDRVEGHLVACETCAGALAELNAYLERIGKLEEVDPPPWLTQKVMARVQSESEEKRGFYQRFFPQFLLARPIHALATVLILVLSVYVFQSMKTGVQKPEESKEVAKKVTDDISLPVEKRQAPGETAPDAGRRERDEQEKAPAGAVMERAAPAPGRNLSEAPAQLPPADREKVGADGYAQAPAVTSPASREKQAQEHAGKAAKGEFRPLIMGEPATGKFDVKLIVTVSDLEAARDEIEEILAKTAGTVILKKHFDTKVATFHAATGKEHITALKGRLSKVGKVRQEKGAFEGERAGGEEVVVMIEIYPAGQKP; this comes from the coding sequence ATGGAATGCGAGCAGATACGGGAAAACCTTTCGGCATATGTCGATGGTGAAATCAGCGGGGAGGAAAGAGACCGGGTCGAGGGGCACCTGGTTGCCTGTGAAACGTGCGCCGGGGCTTTAGCCGAGCTGAACGCGTACCTTGAACGCATCGGGAAGCTCGAAGAGGTAGACCCTCCCCCCTGGCTGACCCAGAAGGTCATGGCGCGCGTTCAGTCGGAGTCGGAGGAAAAGAGGGGATTTTACCAGCGGTTTTTCCCGCAATTTCTCCTGGCCCGCCCGATCCACGCCCTCGCAACAGTCCTGATACTGGTCCTTTCCGTGTACGTCTTTCAGTCGATGAAAACAGGGGTTCAAAAGCCCGAAGAGAGCAAGGAAGTCGCGAAAAAAGTGACAGACGACATTTCGTTGCCCGTGGAAAAGAGGCAGGCGCCGGGTGAGACGGCCCCGGACGCCGGCCGCCGGGAAAGGGACGAGCAAGAGAAAGCCCCGGCAGGGGCGGTTATGGAACGTGCAGCACCCGCCCCCGGGCGCAATTTGAGTGAGGCTCCCGCACAGTTACCTCCGGCAGACAGAGAAAAGGTCGGGGCGGACGGGTATGCGCAGGCACCTGCTGTAACGTCCCCGGCCTCCCGGGAAAAACAGGCGCAAGAGCATGCCGGCAAAGCAGCCAAGGGTGAATTCAGGCCCTTGATAATGGGGGAACCGGCGACAGGCAAGTTTGACGTGAAGCTGATCGTGACCGTTTCGGACCTTGAAGCTGCCCGGGATGAAATAGAAGAGATACTGGCCAAAACGGCGGGAACCGTGATCCTTAAGAAGCATTTCGATACAAAAGTGGCCACATTTCACGCGGCCACCGGAAAAGAACATATCACCGCCCTCAAGGGTCGCCTCTCGAAGGTCGGGAAGGTCAGGCAGGAAAAGGGTGCCTTCGAGGGTGAAAGGGCGGGGGGAGAAGAGGTGGTCGTCATGATCGAGATCTACCCTGCAGGGCAAAAACCCTGA
- a CDS encoding sigma-70 family RNA polymerase sigma factor codes for MDAFEALVRKHQKRVFNVAYRMVGSYDEASDIAQEAFIAVYRGIKKFEGRAKFSTWVYTITINTAKNRLSQLKARRAREPASIEDPIRTAGGEIHAEPRSKEPSALDMLETREFEERVKECIDALDTDFREVIVLRDMQGLTYGEICEVLGVPQGTVKSRLFRARDSLKECLKKVMGNS; via the coding sequence ATGGACGCATTCGAGGCACTGGTGAGAAAGCACCAGAAGCGGGTATTCAACGTCGCCTACCGGATGGTGGGGAGCTACGACGAGGCTTCCGATATCGCACAGGAGGCGTTCATAGCCGTGTACCGGGGAATTAAAAAGTTCGAGGGAAGGGCAAAGTTCTCCACGTGGGTCTACACGATAACGATCAACACCGCGAAGAACCGGCTGAGCCAGTTAAAAGCCAGGAGGGCGCGGGAACCTGCCTCCATTGAGGACCCGATACGCACAGCAGGCGGAGAGATACACGCAGAGCCACGTTCGAAAGAGCCCTCTGCCCTCGACATGCTCGAAACCAGGGAGTTTGAGGAAAGGGTCAAGGAGTGCATCGACGCCCTGGATACCGATTTCAGGGAGGTGATTGTGCTGAGGGACATGCAGGGGTTAACATACGGTGAGATATGCGAGGTGCTTGGCGTCCCGCAGGGGACGGTAAAATCCAGGCTCTTCCGCGCCCGGGATTCGCTCAAGGAGTGCTTGAAAAAAGTGATGGGGAATTCGTGA
- a CDS encoding NADH-quinone oxidoreductase subunit B — translation MAKNDSSDGLGSPILLTRFEKVLSWARKYSLWPLPFGTACCAIEFMAVVGTHYDISRYGWEVVRFSPRQADLLIVAGTVNYKIAPALKTIYEQMLEPKWVIAMGACATCGGFYNNYSVVQGVDRFIPVDVYVPGCPPKPESLIDGMMMIKEMIEKGEPRARESWEEKWKERYDK, via the coding sequence ATGGCAAAGAACGACAGTTCCGATGGGCTGGGAAGCCCCATTCTCCTTACCCGTTTTGAGAAGGTACTTTCCTGGGCCCGCAAATACTCGCTCTGGCCACTTCCCTTCGGCACGGCCTGCTGCGCCATCGAGTTCATGGCGGTGGTGGGGACACACTACGACATCTCTCGGTACGGTTGGGAGGTGGTGCGTTTTTCCCCACGCCAGGCCGACCTCCTGATCGTCGCCGGTACGGTGAACTACAAGATTGCGCCCGCCCTCAAGACCATCTACGAACAGATGCTCGAGCCCAAGTGGGTGATCGCCATGGGCGCATGCGCCACCTGCGGGGGTTTTTACAACAACTACAGCGTCGTTCAGGGGGTTGACCGGTTCATCCCCGTTGACGTCTACGTTCCCGGATGCCCTCCGAAGCCGGAATCGCTGATCGACGGGATGATGATGATCAAGGAGATGATCGAGAAAGGGGAGCCGCGGGCGAGGGAAAGCTGGGAAGAGAAGTGGAAGGAGCGGTACGATAAATGA